TCCACCTTCGCCGCCGGCACCCCCGACTCCACGGCGTCCAGGTAGACCCGGTCCGCGGCGGCCCCCAGCTCGGAGAGGTAGTACGTGTCGGCGATGGCCGCCTGGTAGGTCTTCAGCACCCGCTCGTTGCCCGAGAGCAGGTAGTTCTGCTTCATGATGCCCTTGTCCTGGACCGAGTTCTTGGTGTCGCTGCTGAACCAGACCAGGGCCTTCACCCGCGGGTAGATCCGGGGCATGGCGGCGTAGAACCGCTGGATGTTCGTCAGGGCCCAGGGCTCCCGGCTCTGGTTGACGGAGTGGTCGTAGTAGCCCACGGCCCCCTCGACCAGCATGATGGGCTTGCGGTCGGCGTAGCGCTCGTAGATCTCGGCGAAGGTGTCGTGCAGCGGCCGGGAGTCGCGGGCCTTCCCGCCCTCGGCGACCGGGTCGAGGCTGTCGTCGTGGACGGCATAGGACGAGATTCCCACCCAGTCCACGTACGCATCGCCCGGGTAATAGAGGTCCATCGTGTTGGGCGGGAACCAGCTGGGGGCCCAGACCATGGCGACGTTGGGCGCCTCTTCCCGCATCACCCGCGCCACGAGCCGGAACTTCTCCTTATACAGCTCGGGGTCGCCGGTCCAGGGGACCCACTCGCCGTTCATCTCGCCGCCGAAGCGGAGGAAGATGGGGATTTCCGCCTCACCGAGCTCCCGGGCGATCCTGCGGAGAACCGGCCCGTCCACCACGGCCTTCAGCCCCAGGTCAGGCTGGAACGCCCACTGCAGCGCCCCGCCCACGGCCTTGATGGCCTCGATGTGAGAGCTGGCCGGGCCGTGCCCCTGGCTCCAGTTTCCGTAGAGCATGAAGATCGGGTGCTGCCGCCCGGTGAGCGCCGGTACGCCCTCAGTGTAGAAGGGCTTTCCGGTTTCCGGGTTGTGCACCTTCCGGTCCAGCTCGGCGTACATGCCCAGGTATGCGCCGGTCACGGGCTCGTGCTTGGCCCCTGTGTAGAGCCGCTTGCCGACGGCAGCCGCGGGGGCAGTGACGAAGAGGCGCACCTCGCTGCGTACCCAGTCGGCCTTCCGCTTGGCGGCGATGGCGGACTGCTCATCCGAGGGGATCCAGTAGACCGCCTCCTGTTGCCAGTACTGGGACGCGGTGTCCAGGTCGCCCAGTTGCGCAGTCAGCCGCCCGGCGTGGCCGTACATGAGGGCGGCGTTGATGCGGGCGCCGCCGTCACCTTTCTGCTCGGCCTCGGAGACGAAGTGCATGGCTGCTTCGAGGTAGAGATCTGCTGCTTCTTTCAGGTTCCCTTCCGCTTCCGCCGCCTGCGCTTTCGCGAGGGTCTGCCAGACGTTGGCGGCATCGGCCTTGGCCGGGACGAGTCCGGTGAGGAGGAAGAGCGAGAGCAGGACCGCCAGGGCCTTAAGTCGAGGCATGAATGGTTCACCTCTAGATGTTATGGTGTTATGAAGACAATATGGTCGTAAATGTTCGCTCCAGTTCCAACATCATCCTGCTTGCGCACTGGCGGAAATACGGACAGCGAACAGGGAATTCGCTGCCGGCGCAGCGGTGCCCCCGTTGCATGAGGGTCTTGACCTGTGCCGCAGGCAGGGCCCGGCCCGACCGGTTTGCGCCCGCCCGCGGGCGCGCCGGGAGTCAGGTGCCGCACCCCGGTGCGGCGCCCACCCGCTCCGTCCAAGAGCAGATCGGGCGCCCGGTGCTCCCACCGGGCGCCCGAGGACGCACGCATCCCGCCTACGTGAACGCAATCAGCCCCATGGCCGCCACCATGTAGACCGAGGCAAACTTGAACAGCTGGAAGTTCACGGCCACCGACGGGCGGATCAGGGCGTTGGCCGCCAGTCCGACCAGCACGGCCCCGAGGCAGGCCGCCACCCCGATTACCCCCCAGGGCAGCGCCAGCAGCCAGGTGGCGGCCAGCATGGTCAGGGCCGCCAGCAGCGTCGACCCGCTGATCACCCGCTGGGTAAAGCCCGTCCCGTGGGTGTTGGGAAAGACCGGAACCCCGGCCTCGGCGTAGTCCGCCGCGTATTTGATGCTGAAGGTCATGATGTGGGTCGGGATCCAGAGCAGCACGGCGAGGGCGAGCAGCAGGCCCACCAGGTCGACGCGCCCGAGGGCGAGGGTCCGGCCCGCCAGGGCCGGCATGCCTCCCGAGATGCCGCCCCACAGCACCGACCACGGCGTGCGGCGCTTGAGCCAGACCGTGTAGACCACGGCGTCCAGGAACCAGCCGGCCAGCACCACCAGGCCGAAGAGCGGGGCTGTCGCGAAGGCCCAGGCGAGGCCGGTCCCGCTCAGGATGGCACCCAGCGCCAGCACCGCGGCCGGCGAGAGGCGTCCCGCCGCCAGGGGGCGGTTCGCCGTGCGGGACATCTTCCGGTCGATGTCCCGGTCGTAGACCATGTTCAGCACGGTGGCGCCGCAGATGGACGCGAGCAGCGCCCCGGTCAGCGGCGCCCAGTTGCCGCGGGCGGGTTGGGCCACGCTGGCGTACCCCGCGACACCCGTGAACAGGAGGAGCGCCGTCTGTTTGCTCTTGATGAGGGACCAGAGGTCGCGCATGAGCTGCATCGCGGTTCCCTCCCAGGCATGTCCCGGTCACTGCGCGTACCGGCCGAAGCGGAAGCCCACGTTGGAGCCGGCGTGGCGCGGACCGGCGTTGGTGTCGCCGACGTGTGCGGCCGTCACCGGACGCACCGGAAGCCCACGCTGGGGCTGGCGTGCTCCGGTTCGGCGCTGTTACGGCTCCAGGTGCGCAGGTCGTAGGCGTAGCTGGACTTGCTGCCGCCCCGCAGGTAGCGGTAGTGCGTCATCGGGTAGTCGTCGGCCGTCCACTCGGCCACGTTGCCCGCCATGTCATACACCCCGTAGGGGCTGGCGGCGTCCACGGTCTGGAAGTCGCCGTGGCGCTCTCCGTTGTAGAAGCCGACGGGCGTGGTGTCGCTGTACCCCTCCGCCGTCTCGAAGGGATCCCGGCTGTGGTAGTAGTTGGCGTGCCGGGGCGTGATCTCGTCGCCCCAGGGGTAGGCCCGCTCCGTCGTGCCCTTGGCGGCCTTCTCCCACTCGGCCTCGGTGGGCAGCCTGCCGCCCACGGACTCGCAGTAGGCCCGCGCGCCGAACCAGGTGACCATCGTGACCGGATGGTTCTCGTAGCCCGACACCACGGCGAAGCCGTCGCCGTCGGCGACAATGCGGTCAGCCGGGTCGCCCAGGACGTAGTGCGGGTAGTCGCCGGGCGGGTACTCCTTCTCGTGCTTGGCGCCGTGGAAGGGGTCGCCGGGGTAGGGGCCGAGGATCCGGTCGCCCTCACGCCGCAGCGCGCCCCCGGCCAGCCCCCGCTCCAGCCAGTCGGCGAACTGGGCGTTGGTCACGGGCGTGACCATGATCTCGAAGTCCCCCACCATCGTCTCCTCCCCGTCCCGACCCATGGGGAAGGGGCCGGCGGGGACGCGGGCCCAGGCGTCCGGGTCGGCGCCCGCCTCAGTGAAGCTCGCGAGCCCGGGCGGCGCCGTGGGCGCGGACCCGCATCCGGCCAGCAGCGAGGAGGCGGCCAGCACGGCGACCAGGGCGGTCGTCCCCCTGCGCCAGCGGCCGTCGGGCCGCAGCAGGTCGACCAGGTGCCAGAGCAAGAACAGCGCCAGGAGCACCAGCATCGCCCCGAGGCCGAAGTCCATCGCCAGCATGGTGGTGTTGACCAGCCCCTGCTGGTGGTACTCGCTGACCACGAGTCGCTTCATGCTGAAGATCGTGGCGCCGGCGAAGGCCACGTCCGAGCCGGCGATCATGATCCAGCCGAACCAGCGGCGCGCCCTGCCCCTGAGCCCCATCATGTCGGCGAAGTAGAAGAGGATGATGGTGGCGGTGAGCGCCGCGAGGATGTGCCAGTGGCCCGTGAGGGTGATGCGCTCCTCCCGGTGAGGCAGCACGCGGATCAGCTCGTCCAGCTTCACCGCCATGAAAATGCCGACGAAGGTGACGCAGAAGTTCATGAAGACCATCTGCCACAGCGCCCCGAAGCGGAGCGGGTCGTGCAGGAGGGCCTTCAGCTTCTGCACGAGTGTGGCGCGCGCGATCCCCTGCTCGGCCAGCCGGTCGCGCATGATCTTCCCCCAGCCGTAGATCACCAGGAACAGCCCGGCCAGCAGGATGAGGACGGAGCCCGCGTAGATGATGGTGTGGGCGGCCGGCGTCACCACCACGGCCCAGGCGCCCAGGCTGGTGACGACGGTCCCGAAGATCATGAGGGGCATGGCCAGCCTGTGCCAGATGCCCCTGAAGTCCAGCCACCTGCCGACCAGCAGGGCGGTGGCCACGGCGATGAGCGTCAGCATGATGTGCAGGTGGCCGATCACCGACTTCTGCAGCCCGGTCTTCACCGGCTCGCGCACCACGTCCTCGGCCAGGAACGAGGCGAACCCGTTGCCGAAGAACGCGCCGGGTACCGCACCGAAGATGGCCGAGATCAGCGTGCAGAGCGCCATCGTGAAGAAGGCGGCCCGCTCCAGGTCCACGCCCCCGCGCGTGCGGGCGTAGGCGGGATCTAGCTGCCGGTGGTCGGTCCCGAAGGGCCAGAGGGCGACGGTCAGCAGGACGCCGGCGTAAAACAGCAGGGACTGGCCTACCAGGAAGAGCCCGTGGAAGACCCAGTTCTGCCCGAAGTAGCCGAAGACGAGGCCGGAGAACATGGCCAGCAGGTAGCCGGCCGTGGTCACGGCGTTGATGCTCTCCCGCTGCCCCTCCCGCATCGGTACGGCGTCGGTGATCAGGTAGACGAGCACCGCGACGACCGCGAAGGCGATGGAGTGGTAGAGGCTGATGATGCGGCCCTCCCGCTGCACGGGACCCAGCTGCATGCCCAGCAGGTCCGCCACGAAGTCCCGCACGCCCCACTCGGCCATCGGGCCCGAGAGCGTGGCGAAGACGGCGGTGACGAGGGCGACGAGGCCGATGGCCAGCAGGCACAGGCCGCGTGTGGACCGGAACAGGTAGTGCAGTCGTGTGCGCATGGTGCCTCCCTCCCGGCGGTTTCCCTGTCACCCCCACCATAGCACCCGGCGTCCGGCCGGACATTGACCTGGGTCAATCAAATGGAAGTGGACGAACGCTCATCCAGGGCCAGGGAGATCCGGTGCAGCCGGCAGGGATCGAGCAGCTCGATGT
This genomic window from Symbiobacterium terraclitae contains:
- a CDS encoding stalk domain-containing protein, which encodes MPRLKALAVLLSLFLLTGLVPAKADAANVWQTLAKAQAAEAEGNLKEAADLYLEAAMHFVSEAEQKGDGGARINAALMYGHAGRLTAQLGDLDTASQYWQQEAVYWIPSDEQSAIAAKRKADWVRSEVRLFVTAPAAAVGKRLYTGAKHEPVTGAYLGMYAELDRKVHNPETGKPFYTEGVPALTGRQHPIFMLYGNWSQGHGPASSHIEAIKAVGGALQWAFQPDLGLKAVVDGPVLRRIARELGEAEIPIFLRFGGEMNGEWVPWTGDPELYKEKFRLVARVMREEAPNVAMVWAPSWFPPNTMDLYYPGDAYVDWVGISSYAVHDDSLDPVAEGGKARDSRPLHDTFAEIYERYADRKPIMLVEGAVGYYDHSVNQSREPWALTNIQRFYAAMPRIYPRVKALVWFSSDTKNSVQDKGIMKQNYLLSGNERVLKTYQAAIADTYYLSELGAAADRVYLDAVESGVPAAKVELSSYVRAYDPFISRVEYAINGQPAGSSTTGDPWAVTADFSPYAGETVQVTVRAYDSLGRKSVERTLPVRVAAATVTVDGMPVAFDYQPALLEGTLTVPLEQVAAATGTEVVQAGDRVALRRGDRQVSLTIGSRTATAGWQSVELPAAPTKVDDRVLVPLRVFESLGLRVEWNGATRTASVK
- the cyoE gene encoding heme o synthase, coding for MQLMRDLWSLIKSKQTALLLFTGVAGYASVAQPARGNWAPLTGALLASICGATVLNMVYDRDIDRKMSRTANRPLAAGRLSPAAVLALGAILSGTGLAWAFATAPLFGLVVLAGWFLDAVVYTVWLKRRTPWSVLWGGISGGMPALAGRTLALGRVDLVGLLLALAVLLWIPTHIMTFSIKYAADYAEAGVPVFPNTHGTGFTQRVISGSTLLAALTMLAATWLLALPWGVIGVAACLGAVLVGLAANALIRPSVAVNFQLFKFASVYMVAAMGLIAFT
- a CDS encoding SUMF1/EgtB/PvdO family nonheme iron enzyme — encoded protein: MRTRLHYLFRSTRGLCLLAIGLVALVTAVFATLSGPMAEWGVRDFVADLLGMQLGPVQREGRIISLYHSIAFAVVAVLVYLITDAVPMREGQRESINAVTTAGYLLAMFSGLVFGYFGQNWVFHGLFLVGQSLLFYAGVLLTVALWPFGTDHRQLDPAYARTRGGVDLERAAFFTMALCTLISAIFGAVPGAFFGNGFASFLAEDVVREPVKTGLQKSVIGHLHIMLTLIAVATALLVGRWLDFRGIWHRLAMPLMIFGTVVTSLGAWAVVVTPAAHTIIYAGSVLILLAGLFLVIYGWGKIMRDRLAEQGIARATLVQKLKALLHDPLRFGALWQMVFMNFCVTFVGIFMAVKLDELIRVLPHREERITLTGHWHILAALTATIILFYFADMMGLRGRARRWFGWIMIAGSDVAFAGATIFSMKRLVVSEYHQQGLVNTTMLAMDFGLGAMLVLLALFLLWHLVDLLRPDGRWRRGTTALVAVLAASSLLAGCGSAPTAPPGLASFTEAGADPDAWARVPAGPFPMGRDGEETMVGDFEIMVTPVTNAQFADWLERGLAGGALRREGDRILGPYPGDPFHGAKHEKEYPPGDYPHYVLGDPADRIVADGDGFAVVSGYENHPVTMVTWFGARAYCESVGGRLPTEAEWEKAAKGTTERAYPWGDEITPRHANYYHSRDPFETAEGYSDTTPVGFYNGERHGDFQTVDAASPYGVYDMAGNVAEWTADDYPMTHYRYLRGGSKSSYAYDLRTWSRNSAEPEHASPSVGFRCVR